In Rhodococcus pseudokoreensis, the DNA window ACCCTTGGCGGATTGGATGCATTGGTCAACGCGGCCGGCATTCTCCGCGCCTCGCACACCCACCACACCAGCGTCGACCTGTGGAACCAGATCATCGGGGTCAACCTCACGGGAACGTTCCTGGTGGTTCGCGAGGCACTCCCGGCACTGCTGGACAACCCGCGCAGCACGATCGTGAACTTCAGCTCGACGTCTGCCTCGTTCGCGGTTCCGTACGTGGCGGCCTACGCCGCCAGCAAGGGTGGCATCCAGTCCTTCACCCACTCCCTCGCACTGGAATACGGACGCGAAGGCCTGCGCGCTGTGTGCGTCGCCCCCGGCGGCATCAAGTCCGGAATCACCGATGCGACACCCGGGTATGTTCCATCGGACGCCGATTGGACGCTGTTCGCCAAACTCTCTCCCGTGCTGCCCACCGACCCCGGCTCGGGCGTGGCCGGGATGGGTGATCCGTCCGCGGTCGCCGGCGTCATCGCCATGCTCGTATCCGAGGACGGCGCCTTCGTCACCGGAACCGAGATCCGCATCGACGGCGGCGCGCACGCATAACACCTAGGGTCTGAGCTCCGCCCGCTCGGCCCGCCACCTGCTCGGGCTGACCCCGAACCGGCCGCGGAACCACCGTGAGAAGTTGCTCGGCGCCGAGAACGCCAGCATGTCTGCGATCTCGGTGAGGTTCAGCCGTGGGTTCGCGACCATCCGCTCGGCGAGTTCGGTGCGGGTGCCGTCGAGGACGGTGGAGAACGTCTCCCCGCTCTCGGCGAGACGCCGGTGCACGGTTCTGCGGTCGACCCCCAGGCTGCGGGCCACCTGCTCGACCGAGCAGCGACCGGTAGGAAGCAGAAGTTCGATCAACTCGCGGACCCGGCTCACGATCGTCACGTCGTCCGACGGCTCCCACGACTCCAGCAGTTGCTGGGTGTAGGGGCGGAGCAACGGATCGGACA includes these proteins:
- a CDS encoding SDR family NAD(P)-dependent oxidoreductase codes for the protein MNRLEDSRILVTGAASGLGQATSLRLLDEGASVVAADVCPEGLEKTRALAQESGFDKRLTTLEMNIGDEPSVVDGVRSAVDTLGGLDALVNAAGILRASHTHHTSVDLWNQIIGVNLTGTFLVVREALPALLDNPRSTIVNFSSTSASFAVPYVAAYAASKGGIQSFTHSLALEYGREGLRAVCVAPGGIKSGITDATPGYVPSDADWTLFAKLSPVLPTDPGSGVAGMGDPSAVAGVIAMLVSEDGAFVTGTEIRIDGGAHA